One Polycladomyces zharkentensis genomic region harbors:
- a CDS encoding NCS2 family permease encodes MRNKLRERFALHRYQTTWKQELLAGLTSFFTIAYIIVINAAILADAGIPMQAGIIATALTAFVGCMLMGWWANAPIVLVPGMGVNAFFSYTVVQSMHLTWQEALTVVFLSGLLFTIVAFTRLVDWLSEAVPSSLNAGISVGIGLFLTLIGLQKGGIVTANDYSMIAMGNLAEPRVIVTLITLLLTVILMIRGVRGNFLIGILAGSALASVWGLIERSGDTDVTLQTYWKVVGTLTTDGWDRLPFWIATFSLTLILVFENMGLLHGMLPRKEQFRRSFQANAISAMTAGLLGTSSTVSTVESAAGIAAGGRTGITAITTGVLFLLSLLFLPWMQWIPPSAVAPVLIVLGGLMLGNVRRIPWDDMSEWFPAYLIAAAIPLTYSIADGMAFGFIAYPVLKIAKGQAKSVPIPLYIIAGLFLLSFLLRIWM; translated from the coding sequence TTGCGGAACAAGTTGCGGGAACGGTTTGCTCTTCACAGATACCAAACCACGTGGAAGCAGGAATTGCTGGCCGGCCTGACTTCATTTTTCACGATCGCCTACATCATCGTGATCAATGCGGCCATTTTGGCTGATGCGGGCATTCCGATGCAGGCGGGCATCATCGCCACCGCATTGACCGCATTTGTGGGATGCATGCTGATGGGATGGTGGGCCAACGCGCCGATCGTGTTGGTTCCCGGTATGGGCGTCAACGCTTTTTTCTCTTATACCGTCGTACAATCGATGCATCTGACTTGGCAGGAAGCGCTCACGGTCGTCTTCCTGTCCGGCTTGTTGTTTACGATCGTTGCGTTTACCCGGCTGGTCGACTGGCTGAGTGAAGCCGTGCCCTCCTCTCTCAACGCAGGGATCAGCGTGGGGATCGGATTGTTTCTGACATTGATCGGCCTGCAAAAAGGCGGCATCGTGACCGCCAACGATTACTCCATGATCGCCATGGGCAACTTGGCTGAACCTCGTGTCATCGTGACACTGATCACATTGCTGCTGACCGTCATTTTGATGATTCGCGGCGTGCGCGGCAACTTCCTGATCGGCATCTTGGCCGGGAGCGCGTTGGCGAGCGTATGGGGGTTAATCGAGCGATCCGGCGACACGGATGTGACGCTGCAAACCTATTGGAAAGTGGTGGGTACGCTCACCACTGACGGATGGGATCGCCTGCCGTTCTGGATTGCCACCTTCTCGTTGACGCTGATCCTCGTGTTTGAAAACATGGGTCTGCTTCACGGCATGTTACCTCGGAAAGAACAATTCCGCCGTTCATTTCAGGCCAACGCCATATCAGCCATGACAGCCGGGTTGCTGGGCACCAGCTCCACTGTATCCACCGTGGAGAGCGCTGCCGGGATCGCGGCGGGCGGACGAACAGGGATCACGGCGATCACCACCGGTGTGTTGTTCTTGCTATCCCTGCTGTTCCTGCCCTGGATGCAATGGATCCCGCCAAGTGCGGTCGCACCCGTCCTGATCGTGCTCGGTGGACTGATGTTGGGCAACGTGCGCCGGATCCCGTGGGACGATATGAGCGAATGGTTTCCCGCTTATCTCATCGCCGCCGCCATTCCGCTGACTTACAGTATTGCGGATGGCATGGCATTCGGGTTTATTGCCTATCCGGTGTTGAAAATCGCCAAAGGCCAAGCCAAAAGTGTGCCGATCCCACTGTACATCATCGCTGGACTTTTTCTGCTCAGTTTTCTCTTGCGAATCTGGATGTAA
- the mgtE gene encoding magnesium transporter: MKTEALEEIRAVLDRQDKEALAERVSSLQPYDLSEMLREMDHQEQLQLISMLPLSVAAETLEYIEPELQYRILHHLEDEITSPLLKQMSSDTVVDMLLAIHPLQAARLLDLLPEDYRKKIDTLMTFPEDTAGSLATVDYISAREGWTVEQTLNHVRKVGHEAEIISYIYVTNVRGELVGVVSLKEIILAHPGTRLSEIATEDVIAVTADTGQEEAAELLFRYDFVALPVIDAQKRMIGIIAVDDLIDVIQEVTTEDFQKLGGSQPLTEPYFKTSVWGLFRKRIGWLLILFVGGAYTANVLSHYDEAMSKIIALSFFVPLLIGTGGNTGSQIVSMLVRALGMGEVQFSDLFRVVRKELMVGVFLGVAMGVVGFLRAYLLGVSYDIGFVVALSALVIVIWASFVAAILPLVLHRLRIDPAVVSGPFISTLVDGTGLIIYFTIAQMLLHV, encoded by the coding sequence ATGAAAACAGAAGCGTTGGAAGAAATCCGGGCCGTATTGGATCGTCAGGACAAAGAAGCGTTGGCCGAACGCGTCAGTTCGTTGCAACCGTATGACCTGTCCGAGATGCTCCGTGAAATGGACCATCAGGAACAGCTTCAGTTGATCTCGATGTTGCCGTTGTCGGTCGCGGCGGAGACGTTGGAGTACATCGAACCCGAATTGCAGTATCGGATTTTGCACCATCTCGAGGATGAGATCACCTCTCCTTTGCTGAAGCAGATGTCCTCTGACACGGTTGTGGATATGTTGCTGGCCATTCATCCCCTGCAGGCGGCTCGGCTCTTGGACCTGCTCCCTGAAGATTACCGAAAAAAGATCGACACGTTGATGACGTTCCCCGAAGATACGGCAGGAAGTTTGGCAACGGTTGACTATATTTCCGCCCGCGAAGGCTGGACGGTGGAGCAAACGCTGAATCACGTCCGAAAAGTAGGGCATGAAGCAGAAATCATTTCCTATATCTACGTAACCAACGTTCGCGGTGAATTGGTGGGCGTTGTCTCTTTGAAGGAGATTATTCTGGCCCATCCCGGTACACGGCTGTCCGAAATCGCGACGGAAGACGTGATCGCCGTCACCGCCGACACGGGACAGGAGGAAGCCGCAGAGCTGTTGTTCCGCTACGATTTTGTGGCATTGCCCGTGATCGACGCGCAAAAGCGAATGATTGGAATCATTGCAGTTGATGACTTGATCGATGTGATCCAGGAAGTGACGACGGAGGATTTTCAAAAGCTGGGGGGGAGCCAACCCCTGACCGAACCGTATTTCAAAACGTCGGTGTGGGGGCTGTTTCGCAAACGGATCGGATGGCTGTTGATTCTTTTTGTGGGCGGTGCCTATACGGCCAATGTTTTGAGTCATTATGACGAAGCCATGTCCAAGATCATCGCCCTGTCCTTTTTCGTTCCGTTATTGATCGGGACGGGCGGAAATACCGGTTCCCAAATCGTCAGTATGTTGGTGCGGGCGTTAGGGATGGGCGAAGTGCAGTTTTCGGATCTGTTTCGGGTGGTTAGAAAAGAATTGATGGTCGGTGTCTTTTTGGGTGTCGCCATGGGGGTAGTCGGTTTTTTGCGCGCGTATCTGTTGGGTGTTTCATACGACATCGGTTTTGTGGTGGCGTTGTCGGCCCTGGTCATCGTGATCTGGGCGTCATTTGTGGCGGCAATCCTGCCGTTGGTGCTGCACCGGCTGCGTATCGATCCCGCCGTGGTTTCCGGACCGTTTATCAGCACGTTGGTGGATGGCACGGGATTGATCATCTATTTCACGATCGCCCAGATGTTGTTGCACGTTTGA
- a CDS encoding DUF1405 domain-containing protein: MKFWWRFWMEQLDRRWFLWSMLVINALGSVYGFYWYHLQLEMTEGWLKLFVPDSPTASTLFTLVLLLYIMGRRSPLLEAFAAVTLFKYGIWAVAMILLGAWMAPAPFFQALHWTDWMLMSSHLGMAAEAVLYSRFFTYRPFHLVLAGAWVLLNDALDYGLDIHPWLPPWLQQWDHPIAVFTAGLSVFSLALFARLGLVERPERKRDFLRLFGR, from the coding sequence ATGAAGTTTTGGTGGCGTTTTTGGATGGAGCAACTGGATCGGCGGTGGTTTCTGTGGAGCATGTTGGTGATCAATGCGCTCGGCTCCGTCTATGGCTTTTATTGGTATCATTTGCAGCTGGAGATGACGGAGGGCTGGCTGAAGTTGTTCGTACCGGACAGCCCCACAGCCAGCACACTGTTCACATTGGTACTGCTGTTGTATATAATGGGGCGTCGCAGTCCGCTTTTGGAAGCATTTGCGGCAGTGACGTTGTTTAAATACGGCATTTGGGCGGTGGCGATGATTCTTTTGGGTGCGTGGATGGCGCCGGCCCCGTTCTTTCAGGCATTGCACTGGACGGATTGGATGTTGATGTCGTCCCATCTGGGAATGGCGGCGGAAGCGGTGCTCTACAGCCGATTTTTCACATACCGTCCGTTTCATCTGGTTCTGGCTGGTGCTTGGGTGTTGCTCAATGATGCGCTTGATTACGGGTTGGATATCCATCCTTGGTTGCCGCCCTGGCTGCAGCAGTGGGATCATCCGATCGCTGTTTTTACGGCAGGCTTGAGCGTGTTCAGCCTGGCGCTGTTCGCCCGGTTGGGGTTGGTCGAACGACCGGAGCGCAAACGGGATTTCCTTCGGTTGTTCGGTCGTTGA
- a CDS encoding menaquinol-cytochrome c reductase cytochrome b/c subunit: protein MAHQHGEGDKEIIYVGDSRIRADRPKMYPKDYSEFPGKTEPFFPNFLLKEWMVAVVVLVGFMSAVMAEEPPLGELADPTNTSFIPVPDWYFLFLYQLLKFKWAGGPYVVIGTVILPGIAFTALLLAPWLDRSPERRPLRRPVATGIMLLALIATVVLTWAAYDEHEKQLATQPPPVQLGGPKGSIVAPNDPAYEIYKQQACVQCHGEKLEGVNGPTLIGVGKRHSKEEIIKIMNEGLGPMPPGMFQGTEAEKEKLAEWLAKQK from the coding sequence TTGGCACATCAACATGGTGAGGGCGACAAAGAAATCATCTATGTCGGCGACTCGCGCATTCGTGCCGATCGCCCGAAGATGTACCCGAAAGATTACTCCGAGTTCCCCGGGAAAACCGAGCCGTTTTTCCCGAACTTTTTGTTGAAGGAATGGATGGTTGCGGTTGTCGTCCTCGTGGGATTCATGTCGGCTGTCATGGCTGAAGAGCCACCGCTCGGTGAACTGGCCGATCCGACCAACACGAGCTTTATCCCTGTTCCGGACTGGTACTTCCTGTTCTTGTACCAGCTCCTGAAATTCAAATGGGCCGGCGGACCTTACGTCGTCATCGGTACCGTGATCTTGCCCGGTATCGCGTTTACCGCACTGCTCTTGGCGCCGTGGCTGGATCGGAGTCCTGAGCGCCGTCCGTTGCGTCGACCGGTTGCGACGGGAATCATGCTGCTCGCACTGATTGCCACTGTCGTCCTGACCTGGGCGGCGTATGATGAGCACGAGAAGCAGCTCGCCACTCAGCCGCCGCCGGTCCAATTGGGCGGTCCGAAAGGCTCCATCGTGGCGCCCAATGATCCCGCTTACGAGATTTACAAGCAGCAGGCCTGCGTGCAATGTCACGGTGAAAAACTGGAAGGGGTAAACGGTCCGACCCTGATCGGTGTGGGAAAACGTCACAGCAAAGAAGAGATTATCAAAATCATGAACGAAGGTCTTGGACCGATGCCGCCCGGCATGTTCCAAGGAACGGAAGCTGAAAAGGAAAAGCTGGCCGAATGGCTGGCCAAACAGAAATAA
- the qcrB gene encoding menaquinol-cytochrome c reductase cytochrome b subunit — MLRSMYEWLDRRLDITPLWRDVADHEVPEHVNPAHHFSAFIYCFGGLTFFIVVIQILSGMFLALYYVPDIVNAHASVKYLQTEVAFGSIVRGMHHWGASVAIVMLFLHTLRVFFTGAYKNPREFNWVIGMLIFFVMLGLGFTGYLLPWDNKAYFATKVGVQIAASVPYIGPYIATFLQGGEIVGAQTLARFFALHVFFLPAVLLALLGAHFLLIRRQGISGPL; from the coding sequence ATGTTGCGAAGCATGTACGAATGGTTGGATCGTCGGCTGGACATCACTCCGCTGTGGCGTGACGTGGCCGACCACGAGGTTCCGGAGCATGTGAACCCGGCTCACCATTTCTCAGCATTTATTTACTGCTTTGGTGGGTTGACCTTTTTTATTGTCGTGATTCAGATTTTGTCCGGTATGTTCTTGGCCCTCTATTACGTGCCGGATATTGTGAACGCTCACGCGAGTGTGAAATATCTGCAGACCGAAGTGGCCTTCGGGTCCATCGTTCGGGGAATGCATCACTGGGGAGCCAGTGTGGCGATCGTGATGCTGTTCCTTCACACCCTGCGCGTCTTTTTTACCGGAGCGTACAAAAATCCCCGTGAGTTCAACTGGGTGATCGGGATGCTGATCTTCTTCGTGATGTTGGGACTCGGCTTTACCGGTTACCTGTTGCCTTGGGACAATAAGGCGTATTTCGCCACGAAAGTAGGGGTGCAGATCGCGGCATCGGTTCCTTACATCGGCCCGTACATCGCCACGTTCCTGCAAGGGGGAGAAATCGTCGGAGCTCAGACGCTCGCACGTTTCTTCGCATTGCACGTATTCTTCCTCCCTGCGGTCCTGCTGGCTCTCTTGGGCGCTCACTTCCTGCTGATTCGAAGACAAGGAATTTCCGGGCCGCTATAA